ATATACAATTAACGGCGGCAAAACGTCAATACCCGGATTGGCGCCCCTAACCCCTTCAACCAGGAGCATATTGGGCTTTTTATCAATCCGGGGATATACCAGTTGCAGGCGCTTAGGTTCAATCCCTGCTTCCCGCATTGTATACATAATATCGGACAGCCGCTCCGGCAAATGAACCATAGCAAACCGCCCCCTGAACTTCATCAGAAATCTGGCGGCGTTCACCACGTCACTTAAGTTGGCAGTTACCTCATGCCGGGCCATAGCAACCCGGTCATTGGGACTGATAAAACCACCACCGACAAGACGGTAAGGCGGATTAGACACCACCAGTTCCCACTCGCCGCCAGGCAACAGCTCCCGCATCCGGCGTAAATCCCCCTGCATGATTTTGATTTGCTCACCCAATCCATTTACAGCCACGCTGCGGGCAGCCATATCGGACATCGCCGGACTGATCTCGATCCCGACCACTTTTCCCGCTCCCCGGGCATTGAGCAGCAGGCTGATGACCCCGGTGCCCGCCCCCAGGTCGACGGCAGTTCCTCCCGGCCGCAATGTGGCAAAGTGAGCTAAAAGTATGGCGTCCAGGGAAAAGCAGAACTCGGCCTCATGCTGGATAATCCGATAGCCCTTAATGATTAAGTTATCCAGACGCTCGCCGGGTTTTAGACATGTTTGAGGCAGATGCGTATCCATAGCTATTCACCTTAAGTTTGGAACTGCTTATAAACCGCCATGCTGCGGCGCCGCACCATCTGCGTTGCTGTTATCTGCGACAAGGTAACTTGCGTTGATAATACAAACGAAATCAGAATCGTACTCCTGTGGTCCTCACTCCAGCGTACACCCAGTACGCTTACGTTCCGGTCCTCGTCGTGCCTAGCATCTGACGATTTCTAAGCAGTTCGTGACATTTGATAATTTTGCATAAATATATATCTATTCTTTTTCAACTACTTCTTCCCAGGGAATGATCAACGTTTTTCCATCAGAAAGAATGATTGTAGCCGTTTTTTTCTGCTGATTGACCAAAACAACCCGGCCTTCTCCCTCTACCGTTATCACGTCCTTGCCGACGGTGGGAGCGACAATCTTTTTGCTGCAGCCGCCGTAACAGTCGCTTTCATATTTCAGACAACACATCAGCCGTCCGCAAATACCTGATATTTTCGTCGGGTTTAGGGACAAGTTTTGGTCTTTGGCCATACGTATGGAAACAGGTTCAAAGTCTCCGAGAAAGGTGGCGCAACACAATGAGCGCCCGCAGCAGCCGATTCCGTTCATAAACTTGGCCTCATCTCTCACCCCGATTTGTCTGAGTTCGATACGGGTACGAAAAACGCTGGCCAGGTCCTTAACCAGTTCGCGGAAGTCAATCCGGCCTTCGGCCGTAAAATAAAATATGATTTTGTTCACATCAAAAGTGTATTCCACATCAACCAGATTCATGGGCAACCCATGAGCCTGAATTTTTTGCTCGCAGATCCGCATGGCTTCCTTTTCTTTACGCCGGTTTTCATTTACCTTGGCAACATCTTCCGCCGTTGCCTTGCGCTGCACAGGTTTTAAAGGGGATATAATCTGATCTTCGGTTACTTCCCGCGGGCCAATGACGACATCGCCAAACTCTATTCCCCGCGCCGTCTCAACAATAACGGAATCCCCAGGTTCAAGCCTAATCTCACCCGGATCAAAATAGTATATTTTTCCGGCTTTTTTAAACCGAATGCCAACAACGATCAACATGCTTGCTCTCCTTTTTCCAAACGCTTCAGTTTTATAAATAATGCTTCCATCGCCAAACGGCTATTCGCATTGCCGGTTATCGCCCGAATTGTTTCCCGGACAACGCCAATTGCCGCCAGCAGCCCGTCCTCGTCCCATTCACCGTTCAGCGCGGCAAGTCTGTCTGTCAGATCGACATTATATATTAGTTGCCGCCCATTGCCAAGCGAAAGCAGCAATACGTCCCGCAAGATGTATATTACATAGTTCAGCAGGTCAAGCATGTCCCGCTGTCCCATTCCTTCCCAGCCGGCAATCCATTCCCATAACTCAAGTTTACTGCTTTTTGACAGCGAAGAAACCAACTGAAAAGCTTGATCCCGCCGCGCCAGCCCGTCAGGCTCCAGCAAAGCCAGCGCCGTTCCTAAACGGCCGCCGCTTAACCTGGATGCCACAGCCGCATCTGCCTGCCCAAACCCCCGCTTAACCAATTCATCAGTCAACAGCCCGGCAGGTAAGGCAGAAAATTTTAAGATGCGGCAACGGGATATAATTGTCGGGAGCAAAGATTCCAACGCGGAAGCGGCAAGAATAAAGTAAAAGTGCGGCGGCGGCTCTTCCAATAGCTTCAAAAGGCTGTTAGCCGCCTGAACCGTCATAAGTTCCGCGTCCTCAATGACACATACCCGCCCCTGGCTAAGGGCGGGTGACAGAGCGGCAAAATGTTTAAGAGCGCGTATTTGACCAATCTTTATGGCCGTTCCTTCCGGCTGAACCACTGTAAGATCAGGATGGCCGGCCCGCCGGCAGGCCATACAGGACGGACACGCGCCGCAAGGCCTGATGCCCTCGCTGCCGGCGCATAAAATTCCGGCGGCCAGTATGCGGGCAGTCAGCGACTTGCCAATCCCGGCTGGACCGGAAAACAGCAGCGCATGCGGCATAATACCCGCAGTCAGCATACTTTTGAGAGCAGCCACGATGTCGGAGTGGCCAATAATATCGTTCCAGTTCATAAATCCCCGCTACATATACAAGTCTACCAGCATCCCGCGGATGGCATCGTGTTTAGCCATAATATCCAGTTGGCGCTCCTGGCCAATCCGAACATCCTCAGCCATCTCCGCAAGCTTGTCATCAATTTTCCTGATCAGGGAAAACATTTTATGCCGCCCTTGCCTGTCCCAGCCGGTACGGGACTCCAGTGTGTACATGCGGCCTACGGCTTCGCCGATAAAAGTGCGGACCAGTTCCCGATAGGATTTGAGTTCACTATAGGTAGGGGTTACAGACAAACGGCGACCGCCTTCATCAATTTGAGCCAACATCGTCTTAAGCCGCTCAACTGATTGTTTTTCCTGAGTGCTTAAAAGATCAGAGGCGAAATACCCCCCGGATTTTTCCACCCGGTTCCCAGCATCCCGGTCAGTTAACACCGGCTGGTTGGGTATTCCCAGCTTGCCTATCTTCATACTCATGCCCGGACCTCCTGATTAGGTGAAATAGAATAATCTCAGCCCGTTTTAGCAGGCTGTCCAAAATTATTAATTGGTAAATTTATCCAGGTGATAGTATTCGACACTGCCGCGAAATATCCTTTAATTCCTCTTCAATTATAATAGGTTTAAAAAAAATAATCAAATTTTCTCTATTTATTGGCCCCAATTATACTGGTAACAATCCCATAGACTTCCTCATGTATATCATCAACGGATCGTATGGTGCCGTTATCGCCGCCGCTAATGCAGTTAATTCGCCGCCAGCCGTACTTCTTACTAAGGAGGCGGTAACTCTCGTAACACTTGGCCAGGTAGACCGCATTCCGCTCATGGATATCCTTTTGCGCGCCGGTCTTGACGGCGCGGTTTTGGAGCAAACGGCAACTGTATTCCGGCGGCATATCAAGAAAGATGACGGCATCGGGCACGGGCAGGGCGAATTTAACAAACTCCAGATCCCATAACCAGTCGAGAAACTGTTCTTTTTCAGTTGCATCCGAAAATTTCACCGCCTGGTGAACCATATTCGAGGTACTGTACCGGTCTGCCAAAACAGTACCGCCGCTACGGTAAAAATGTCCCCAGTCAGTGGCAAAAGAGGCATAACGGTCAACGGCGTAAAAAGCAGAAGCGGCATACGGATTTACAGCAGTTGGATCATCACCGAACTTGCCTTCTAAATACATTTTAACCAAAGCGGACGACTGACTTTCATAATCAGGAAAAGAAACCTTCCTGACGGAATAACCTTCGCCTCCCAGCCGTTCCAGCAGTTTATTGGCCTGCGTTTCCTTGCCGCAACCGTCGCCGGCCTCGATGACGATAAGCTTACCGCGCAAGTTGAGAACCCCCAATACTCCAGCCCTAATCGCGGCGTGTTTCAAAAAACACGCCTCCTTAATTTTAAGAGGCTGGTTCAAAATGCTTAGATGCTAGGCGCGACGAGGACGTGAGCGGAACAGTACAGAGAAGTACGTGCAGCGAGCGCCCACAGGAGCAACGACGCAGATGAGCGTTTTCAACCAGCCTCTAATCGACAACCTTAATTGTTTTCAGTAGATAATCCTCAGGTCCTGAGATGTGAAGGCCTGCGGCTTGCAACCGGTGGCAATAATCAATAATCTCCTGGGTAATAAGTTCCCCCGGACAAAGCACCGGGATACCCGGAGGATAAAAGGTGACTATCTCCGCGCATATTTTACCCTCGGAGTCTTCAAAAGGCACCATGACGGTATTGCCGAATAGCGCGTCCCGGGGTGAAATCACCTGTTCCGGTGAAGCAGGATAGGTGTCATGGGTATAAATGTCCGTAATACCGGAGAAGTCCCGTGTACCATGGCTGGTTACCGCCATATCCCGCAGGGCCGCCACCATTTTGACCGCATCTTCCTTGCTGTCCCCTAGAGTGATAAGGAACAATATATTATACATATCGGATAATTCTACCTGTACCTTGTACTGGTGACGGAGAATCCGCTCCGCCTCAGCGCCTTTTAGACCCAAACCCTTGACCGTAACCGTCACTTTCGTCGGGTCAAGGCGATCCACTCCCGGATTTCCCAGCTTTTCCTCCCCGAAGCAATATAGTCCCGGAATGCCGTTAATCTCCTGCCGGGCCCAGTTGGCCAAGTCGACGGCCTTTTCCACCAGTTCCCGTCCCTGGGTAGCCATTTGCATTCTGGCCACATCCAAAGAGGCCATCAGAATATAGTTGGGGCTTGTAGACTGGACAAGCTGCAGCATGGCCTTAAGCCGGGGCACCCGGATCCGGCCCTTGCGGCAATGCACCAGGGAACACTGGGTCAGGGCGCCAATAATTTTATGGGTACTTTGGGCCACGATATCCGCACCGGCGTCAAGAGCCTGAACAGGCAACCGGTCCGAAAACTTAAGATGCGGACCATGAGCTTCATCCACTACTACCGGAATGCCGTGTTCGTGAACAATATCCACAATTTGCTTGAGATCAGTGGCAACTCCATAATATGTAGGGTTAATTACCAAGACACCTTTGGCGTCAGGGTGCTGCTTTAAAGCCTTGGCCACCGTCGCCGGCGTCACCCCCATTGCCAATCCAAGTTCATAATCCACCTCAGGCTGTATAAAAACAGGTATGGCGCCGCTTAAGATAATACCGCCAATAATGGACCGGTGGGCATTTCTCGGTACGATCACCTTTTCGCCGGGACCGGCAATGGTCAATATCATGGCATAGATACCGCCGGTGGTCCCGTTAACCACAAAATAGCTATAGTCCGCACCATACAAATCGGCCGCCAGGTCTTGTGCGGCCTTTATCGGACCATGAGGTTCATGCAAATCATCCAGCTCGGCCATTAACGCCAGGTCAAGCGCCATAGCATTTTTCCCCATAATATTGCCTAATGCCGGGTGCATGCCTTTACCCTGCTTATGTCCTGGTGTATGAAAAGGAATGACTCCTTCCGTAACGTAGTTGTTCATTGCCGCCAAAAGCGGCGTCTTGGTCTGGTCAAGCACAGGTATTGATCACTTCCTAAAATTTTGTTTAATGCCAAAAAACGCTACTCATTCATTGTAGCATACCCCTCCCCAGGGTACAATAAACTGATCTAAGAAAACTGAAGGCATCCCGGGCCATTGTGAATTGTGAATTGTGAATTGTGAATTGTGAAAAAAATTCCGGCGTCGCTCACATAATACATGAGCAACACCGGAAATGCCTTTTGACAGTCGCAAGTCTAACCCGCCCCTCAAACCGATGATTAATTACGAATTGCCGCCAGGAATATTGGCTTTCACAGCCCGGCGGTCAATAATTCCATCCACCAGACCGTATTCTTTGGCCTGTAATCCGGACATGAAATAATCGCGTTCGGTGTCTTGACTGATTCGCTCCAGCGGCTGTCCGGTATGTTTCACCAGAATATCATTGAGAATCTCACGTAACCGGAGAATCTCCTTGGCTTGAATTTGAATATCGGTGGCCTGCCCCTGGGCCCCGCCCAACGGTTGGTGAATCATTATGCGTGAGTTGGGCAAAGACAGCCGTTTACCGGCTGCTCCGGCCGCCAGGAGCACTGCTCCCATACTGGCGGCTTGGCCGATGCATATGGTGGAAACGTCAGGTTTAATGTACTGAATTGTGTCGTAAATGGCGAGACCGGCAGTAACAACCCCGCCTGGGCTGTTAATATAAAAGTGGATATCCTTATCGGGATCCTCAGATTCCAGGAAAAGAAGCTGAGCGATAACAAGGTTGGCAACCGTGTCGTCAATAGGACCGCCCAAAAAAATTATCCGGTCTTTTAAAAGTCGGGAATAAATGTCATAAGCCCGTTCTCCACGGCTGGACTGCTCTACTACAATAGGTACAAAATTCAATGTTTTTCCCTCCCTGATTTACAGTATTTACACCAACTACTGAGCGCGTAAAAATATGGCCCGCCGGCTAATCAATATAGACGAATACGTTTCGGTTTCTCTCGGCAGCGACAGGGTTAACTTGTTCTTGCTTGTATCCCAGACATACGGCATAGTAAGGCTCATAGCCTTCAGGGATTTGCAGCCGGACGAGAATTCGGCCGTCGCCAAAGGCATGAGCAATCAGCCCGACCCATAAGGAACCGATGTTGAGGCTTTCGGCCGCCAACAGCATGTTCTGAATAGCGGCACAACAGTCGGCCAGAGGCGAATTGGCGCCTTTACGGCCGGAGATCACTATCACGGTAGGAGCATTATACAATATGTGTCTTTTTTTCTTCCCCAGCTTGGCAATCCAGTCCACTTGACTGGTGGCCATGACCTCTTTGGCTTTGCTACTCAGTTCATCAATAAAGCTATCGTTTTGGATAACGGAGAAAAACCAGGGTTGTTCATTGTGACCGGAAGGAGCATAAATTGCCGCATCCAGTATTGCTTTAAGTTCTGCGTCTTTTATCTGGTCCGGCCTGAACTTCCGGATACTTCGCCGCCTTTTGATTATCTTGATTACTTCATTCATGAACACAAACCTTCCTTATATCGGAACATTTACCGTTATCTTCGTTCCACTTCCATTTTTTGACTGAATAGAAATCTCGCCCTGCAAGAGGTTAATTCTCTCCCGCATCCCCATCAGACCAAAGCTTTCTCCACCGATGTTTTCGGAGTTGTCAAACCCTTGTCCGTCATCTTCCACAATCGCAATAACATTTGACCGCACGAACTCGATCCGCACCCGTACCGTACCGGCTTTAGAATGTTTCTCCACATTATGGAGAGCTTCCTGAATGATACGGAACAGTCCAATCTCAATATGGCTATCCAGCCGTTTATCTTCCCCCATGACAATCAGTTCAGGAAAGATGCCGCTGCGTTCCTTTATCATATCCAGCACCTTGCGAATGGTGGGTATCAGCCCTAAATCATCAAGGGTCATCGGCCTTAAGTCGAATATAATCTTACGGGTTTCCTGCAAAGCAATGCGTACTTGTCCCCGTAGATCCTTGAGTTCGTCTTTTGCTCTGGCAATATCAGCGTCAATTAGCTTTTCACATACTTCGGCCCGGAAAACAATATTGGCCATCGCTTGCGCGGGACCGTCGTGGATTTCTCGCGCCACCCGGCGACGTTCCTCTTCCTGGGCCCGAATAATATTGGCGCCAAAAATCTGGCTGGCTTTGAGCGATTCGATCTCGGTTACCACGCTACCCATTTGGTTGCCCAGATAACCCAGCACGGCGCCTACCTGGGATACCAGATTTTCCGCCTTTTCCACTGTCTGCTTAAGGACCTTGAGGCGAATCTCCAAGTCATCCCGCTGGTGACGCAGGGTCTGCTCCTGCAGCTTGGCCATAGCCAGCTCCAGTTGCACGTTGCTGGTATCCTCATAAGCGGCTTTAATATCAACTTCATTGTATTCATGGAAGTTGCGGCTCACTTCCATCAGGCGCAGGCGAGACCGACGTTCCCGTTTTCCCAGCGCATCCACGCGGGAAATAATATCTGTCGTCTCTTTTTTGATCCGTTCTACATCTCGCTTTACATTTTCCATTTCACCACGGGCGGCTTCATAAATGTCGAAAATCTGTGACTTACTTTTTTCTACCACGCCAATCGTATGCTTAACAATTTTATCAAGAACGTTTATGTCTAAATTTTTCGCTCTACCTTCCCCCATTTTCCTACCTCAAATTGACTTGATTAAATTTCATTAAATAAATTTGAATAATTGTTCTCTTTTCAATTGCTTTTGCTTTTTAATAATAGTAATACGCTACTTATTGCTCTAATCCCTGCATGTCTCGTCTACAAACAGAAAAGCGCCGGGAAATCGATGGATAATGGGTGCGAAAAACGAAGGAAGACAGACCACTAGTGGTCTGTAAACCCATTTCGGGACTGATATGAATAGATATTGCACATACTATCAGCAGCCCTTTCGTTGTGAGGTAACAAGAGACTATGAATAATATTTTTACCAAAAACTACCATGCACTCAAAAAACTGATAATATACAAGCCGCCGGCCAATCCGCCGCAGTTCACACTGGCTGAAGATGAAGAGTCCCGGGCCGCGGAATCCAAAGCGCAGTTGCCCCAAGACAATCTGCACCTCATCGCCGCTGAGCACGACTCCCTGCTTCGCTATGCCCGCCGCCTGGCCGACGCTTTGGCGAAAATAAAGGAGTGCCTGGCCCAGCCGCTTGCGCCGGAAAAGATTGCCGCCCTCAAGATGGAAATAGCGGCGCTTGAAAATCAGCAGATGTCCTTGTCGCCAATTGTCATGAGATATAACCTTGCCCAAAACCCGCTGGACCAAGCTGTCAGCACCAGCCTGGAGGAAAACAGGCTGGCTTTGAAGCGCCTGTACAACGTGCCGGCAAACAAGGACCTGATCATCCGCAGTATAACCATTCCCGCTGAGCCTCCCGTCACCGCCACCTTAGTCTTTGTTGAAGGGCTTAGCGACAAAAAAATAATAAACCTGGCCGTCCTCCAGCCTCTCCTGCTGCTGGGAAATGTTGAGCGGCGGCTGTACGACGGCCAATTGGCAACCCGGCTGATCACCGAATACCTGCCCGGCAATCAGGTCAGAGTGGCTACTACTCTGCGGGATGTGGTTGAGAGTCTCAATCTCGGCGATACCGCCATCTTTCTCGACGGGGTGGACGAAGCTGTCCTGGTTGAAACCAAAGGCCAGGAGCACCGCAACATCGACCGCCCGCTGATGGAGCAGACGGTGCAAGGCGGCCAGTCGGCCTTTACGGAGACGTTACGGGTAAACACCGGCTTAGTGCGGTCCCTATTGCGGACGAACGACCTGACTACCGAGATTTTCACCATCGGCCACCGCAGCAATACCCTCTGCGCTGTCATGTACCTGAAATCAGTGGCTAATCCGGTCCTGGTACGGGAGGTAAAGCGTCGCCTTAGCGGTCTCAAGGTGGATGCTATTACCGATTCCGGCACCTTACTGCATCATATCATCGACCACCCGGGAAATCCGTACCCCCAGGCCCTGCGCACCGAACGGCCGGACCGGGTAGCCGCCGCCCTTGCCGAAGGGCGACTGGCCATAATGCTGGATGGCTCGCCCTTTGTCCTGATAACGCCGGTCAGCCTGTTCACCTTGTTTCATACCGGCGAAGACTTCTCCGTTTACTGGGTTGCTGCCAGTTTCAGCCGGGTCCTCAGATTTTTAGGGGCATTCCTTACATTACTGATGCCGGCCCTCTACATAGCGATCAGCTACTTCCATGAGGAAGCGCTGCCCACCAGCCTGATCATCGCCATCGCCGGCGCCCGGGAGCGGGTGCCTTTCCCGTCCATCCTGGAAATAGCCATGATGGAGTTCTCTTTTGAACTGTTGCGGGAAGCCGGCGTAAGAATTCCCGGCATGTTGGGCTCCACCATCGGCATCGTCGGCGCCATTATTCTCGGGCAGGCGGCGGTAGCCGCCGGTATCGTCAGCCCCATTACCGTAGTCATCATTGCCGTCACCGGCCTGGCCTCCTTCGGCATTCCGGACTACAGCCTCTCCCACGCCATCCGTCTAACCCGCTTTGCTTTTGAAGTTCTGGCAGCCACATTCGGACTGGTAGGGGTGGCCAGCGGCTTACTGGCGCTGACGGTGGTGCTCACCAGCATGAAATCGCTGGGAGTGCCCTATATGTCGCCAGTGGCGCCAAAGTCCACCGCCGGCTACGATATTGTGTTGCGCGGCCCCCTTAACTCCCAGGAACTGCGGCCCGACGAACTTAACCCCCTGGACAGGCAGCGCCAGGCCAGCGTGGGCGTACAGTGGCCGGCAGAACAACCTGCCGGCGGGGAGGATGAATCATGAGTTACCAACCGGGGCGCCTCGGCCTGGCTGAAGGAATAGCGCTGGTCTTCGCCACCACTTTGGCGCCCATTTTCCTGACTATCTTTCCGGCCAGCGTAGATGCGGCAGGCCCCGCTGCCTGGATGCGTCCTGTCATCAGCTTTATCGAGTTTCTTGTTATCTTGTATCTACTGCTGTATGTACTCAAAAACACTACCGGCGATCTATATGCCGCCTGCCAGCAGTTGCTCGGCACTACCCTGACCCGGCTTGTCGCCCTGTATTACACCAGCCTGTATTTTCTCGACGCCGGCCTGCTGCTCCGCCAGTTTGCCGAAAACACCCTCCTCACCGCTCTGCCGCGGCTGGAATTTGAAGTGGCTATCGGCCTGTACGCCATAATGGCTGTCTTTCTCCTCTATTTCGGCTTGGAGGCAATGGCGCGGACGTGTTATATCATTCTGCCTTTTGCTGTCGCCGGTCTGTTAGCTATCATGGCTCTGGCCGCGCCCCGTTACGAATTCTTCCACCTTACTCCCTGGGTTGGGCCAGGACTGGGGCAGGTATTTATCTGGGGAGTGCAGGCCGGCGGCATCAATCTCGGCGCTCTGCTGCCCTTCCTGATTGCCGCCAGCTTCCAGAATGCGCCCACCATCCGGAACGCCGTTCTATACGGGCTGGGACTCAGTACCCTTATGCGAACGCTGGCCTTCATCGCTTACACCACTGCTTTCGGGGTGTCTGTCGGCCGGGAGAAAGTCCTGCCCTTTTTCGATCTGGCCCGGCTGGTGTATATCAATCGCTTCCTCCAGCGCATCGAAGCCTTCTTCATCATCCTTTGGACAGCCATGGGCATGCTTAATGTGGCTATCGATATCTACGCCGGTCTCTATCTCCTTTGCCGCCTGTTCAACCTGCCTTCCCTCCGGCCCTTCATCCTGCCGACCACCCTGATCATCGCCGAGCTGGCCATGCTGCCCCACGAAATCACCGGCGTCCTCACCTTCTACAACCAGGCAATTTTCAGCTTTTATAACCTCGGCACAATAGTGATTCCGCTGATGCTATTTATCGCTGCCGTTTACCGGGCAAAAAGGGGGCGGGAAAAATGCCGATCCGTTTAGTATTGACGGCGCTGTTCCTCTCTGTCACGCTGTTGATAACCGGCTGCTTTGGCGGCAAGGAGACCGACGATGTCGCCTACGTCCTGGTCATCGGCATCGACGCCAACGATGACGGCAATCTGAAAATAACCTACCAGATCGCTAATCCCAAAGGGGGCGGCGCCGCGAGCGGCGGGGAGGGTGGCAGCGCCACCGGCATGGGCGAGAAAGGCGGCGGCAGCCAGTCGTGGATAATTAACACCATTACCGCGCCTACCCCGGCCGAAACCCGTATGCTGCTTAATTCTTCCATGTCCCGTTTCCCCAACGTCGGCCATACCTCGGCCATTATCATCGGGGAAAGCATGGCCCGCAACGGTATCGGCTACCTCCTTTCCTTCTTTGTCCGCAACCGTGAATTCCGCGAAACCACCCTCCTGATTGTCGTGGCAGGAACAGCCGAAGACTTTATCCGGCACACCAAGCCCTCCATGGATGCCACCATCACCAAATTCTACGAAACCTTTACGACGTCTCTTGCCGAAAGCAGCTTTTCTTTCCGCACCGATTTGCACCAATTTTACACCCGGCTGAAAAATCAGGGCGGTTCGCCTTTTATAATGTACAGCGGCACCAACCCCAAGACCGGCGAAGACCGGCCGGCCGAGTCCAAGACACCCCAGCAGAAAGGAGAAGCCTATTTGCCGGGGGGCATTCCGCGCACCGGCACTGAGAGTTCTGCCGAATTTCTGGGTCTGGCCCTCTTCCGGGGCGACAAGATGGTTGGTGTGCTCAACAGCGACCAAACCCGGGCTGTGGCCATCCTGCAGGGAAATTTCTTCCGGGGCATAATCGGCGTCGTCGACCCCCTGGATGCTAAAGAGTCCGTAAGTCTCGTTATCCGTAACGGCGGCAAGCCCCGGATAACCGCCGACTTCAGCGGCAGGGCGCCGGTATTCACCGCCAGCGTGCCGATTGAAGCCGAGATACTGGGCATCACCTCCGGCATCAACTACGAGGCCGACTCCTACCGGGAATTGCTGGAGAGCCAGGTTTCCCAAATGCTTACCGGGCAAATCAGAAGCATGGTAAAGCACACCCAGGAACTGGGCAGCGATCCGGTGGGGTTCGGCATGCACCTGCGTCCGAAATTTCCCAACTACGACGCTTTGAAGCAGGCAGATCTGACAACACTGTATCAGGCGGCCGATATCCAAATAAGTGTCACAACCAAAATCCGCCGCACCGGCCTAATTTGGCGGACATCACCTGCACAACAAAATTAACGGAAGGGTGTTCATATGATTCGTATCATCTTCCTCGTCGCCGGCATTGTCGCCGGCATCCATGTCTATACCTACGGCCGCTGGCTGAAACAGCAGGGCAATATCCCCGGAGCCATCCTGGCCTTCATCTTCGCCGCTCTTGCCGCAGTCCTGCCGGCTTGGGACATGCTCACACAATGAAACAGCGGCTAAATCCCATCAAAGCCAGCCGCGGCGGTAAAAGTACCTTATCATATAAAGGCTGATCCCCAGCATGACTACCCACACCAAATAATAACCATATTCCCATTGGAGTTCCGGCATATTTACAAAATTCATGCCATACACCCCGGCGATGAAGGTTAGCGGAATAAAAATGGTGGATATAATGGTCAGCATTTTCATTATTTCACTCATCCGGTTGCTGATGCTCGACAAGTAAATATCCAGCATGCCGGAAAGCATATCCCGGTAGATCTCCACCGTCTCCAAGACCTGGATGGTATGGTCATAGACATCCCGCATATAAATATGGGTACTGTCTTGAATCAATGCCGCTTCCTCCCGGTCCAGCGAGCCGATTACTTCCCGCAGCGGCCACACTGCCCGGCGGATGGTCAGCATTTCATGTTTCAAATCATAAATACGCCGCAAAAGCTCAGGTCCGGGGGAATTTACGATTATTTCCTCCATTTCTTCTATGTTGTCTCCTATATGCTCCAAGACCACATAATAGTGGTCAACCACCGTATCCATCAGGGCGTATAACAAGTAGTCCGGACCGAAACGCCGGAGCCTCCCCCGCCCGCCGTCAATCCTTTCTTTGATGGAATTAAATATATCCGGTTGTTCCGGACCTGTTTCCTGAAAGGAAATGAGGAGATCT
This window of the Methylomusa anaerophila genome carries:
- a CDS encoding spore germination protein, translating into MNNIFTKNYHALKKLIIYKPPANPPQFTLAEDEESRAAESKAQLPQDNLHLIAAEHDSLLRYARRLADALAKIKECLAQPLAPEKIAALKMEIAALENQQMSLSPIVMRYNLAQNPLDQAVSTSLEENRLALKRLYNVPANKDLIIRSITIPAEPPVTATLVFVEGLSDKKIINLAVLQPLLLLGNVERRLYDGQLATRLITEYLPGNQVRVATTLRDVVESLNLGDTAIFLDGVDEAVLVETKGQEHRNIDRPLMEQTVQGGQSAFTETLRVNTGLVRSLLRTNDLTTEIFTIGHRSNTLCAVMYLKSVANPVLVREVKRRLSGLKVDAITDSGTLLHHIIDHPGNPYPQALRTERPDRVAAALAEGRLAIMLDGSPFVLITPVSLFTLFHTGEDFSVYWVAASFSRVLRFLGAFLTLLMPALYIAISYFHEEALPTSLIIAIAGARERVPFPSILEIAMMEFSFELLREAGVRIPGMLGSTIGIVGAIILGQAAVAAGIVSPITVVIIAVTGLASFGIPDYSLSHAIRLTRFAFEVLAATFGLVGVASGLLALTVVLTSMKSLGVPYMSPVAPKSTAGYDIVLRGPLNSQELRPDELNPLDRQRQASVGVQWPAEQPAGGEDES
- a CDS encoding GerAB/ArcD/ProY family transporter, which translates into the protein MSYQPGRLGLAEGIALVFATTLAPIFLTIFPASVDAAGPAAWMRPVISFIEFLVILYLLLYVLKNTTGDLYAACQQLLGTTLTRLVALYYTSLYFLDAGLLLRQFAENTLLTALPRLEFEVAIGLYAIMAVFLLYFGLEAMARTCYIILPFAVAGLLAIMALAAPRYEFFHLTPWVGPGLGQVFIWGVQAGGINLGALLPFLIAASFQNAPTIRNAVLYGLGLSTLMRTLAFIAYTTAFGVSVGREKVLPFFDLARLVYINRFLQRIEAFFIILWTAMGMLNVAIDIYAGLYLLCRLFNLPSLRPFILPTTLIIAELAMLPHEITGVLTFYNQAIFSFYNLGTIVIPLMLFIAAVYRAKRGREKCRSV
- a CDS encoding nitroreductase family protein, translating into MNEVIKIIKRRRSIRKFRPDQIKDAELKAILDAAIYAPSGHNEQPWFFSVIQNDSFIDELSSKAKEVMATSQVDWIAKLGKKKRHILYNAPTVIVISGRKGANSPLADCCAAIQNMLLAAESLNIGSLWVGLIAHAFGDGRILVRLQIPEGYEPYYAVCLGYKQEQVNPVAAERNRNVFVYID
- a CDS encoding Ger(x)C family spore germination protein, whose product is MPIRLVLTALFLSVTLLITGCFGGKETDDVAYVLVIGIDANDDGNLKITYQIANPKGGGAASGGEGGSATGMGEKGGGSQSWIINTITAPTPAETRMLLNSSMSRFPNVGHTSAIIIGESMARNGIGYLLSFFVRNREFRETTLLIVVAGTAEDFIRHTKPSMDATITKFYETFTTSLAESSFSFRTDLHQFYTRLKNQGGSPFIMYSGTNPKTGEDRPAESKTPQQKGEAYLPGGIPRTGTESSAEFLGLALFRGDKMVGVLNSDQTRAVAILQGNFFRGIIGVVDPLDAKESVSLVIRNGGKPRITADFSGRAPVFTASVPIEAEILGITSGINYEADSYRELLESQVSQMLTGQIRSMVKHTQELGSDPVGFGMHLRPKFPNYDALKQADLTTLYQAADIQISVTTKIRRTGLIWRTSPAQQN
- a CDS encoding sensor histidine kinase, with the translated sequence MGEGRAKNLDINVLDKIVKHTIGVVEKSKSQIFDIYEAARGEMENVKRDVERIKKETTDIISRVDALGKRERRSRLRLMEVSRNFHEYNEVDIKAAYEDTSNVQLELAMAKLQEQTLRHQRDDLEIRLKVLKQTVEKAENLVSQVGAVLGYLGNQMGSVVTEIESLKASQIFGANIIRAQEEERRRVAREIHDGPAQAMANIVFRAEVCEKLIDADIARAKDELKDLRGQVRIALQETRKIIFDLRPMTLDDLGLIPTIRKVLDMIKERSGIFPELIVMGEDKRLDSHIEIGLFRIIQEALHNVEKHSKAGTVRVRIEFVRSNVIAIVEDDGQGFDNSENIGGESFGLMGMRERINLLQGEISIQSKNGSGTKITVNVPI